ACATTCATTTGCATAATTGATGTGTTTTTCCCTTTTATTCAGCATATGATGGTGAAGAATGGTGGGAATGCCATTTGACCCTAAAAGATCCTTAAAGAATGTGTTAAGTCTAAGAAAACTTGTTCGGTGTGACACTTTTCTCTAAATGTCGTAATTTTATATAGTTCTTCATATCTGATAACAGTGGGGAAATATGCTAGTTAACATAAAAATACAGGATGGGAGTAATCTACTCTACTGGTTGTTTGCAGAGACTCTATTGCGCAATCTTCTCCAGCAAACCAAGATAGAGCAGGGCCATCAGAATCCCAGTCCATTTCTGAATCTTTGCGGGCCCGATTTAGTGCATTGTCCATGAGGTACGGTTTGTTAGAGAATAGTGGATGTGCCTAGTTCTGTATATTTCCTGCTTGACTTCTCTCTGATTTCAACCTATCTTTGTGATTTAGATACAAAGAGTCAATTTCAAAAGGCGCAAGGGGATGGAAGGAGAGGCTGTTCTGTCATGGTTCTTCCATGTCAAAAGTTGGCTCAGAAGCTAGGAGAGAGGCTGGAATTGCCGGCGTCACACAACTGGTGCAATCCCAATCTCTTCAAAATAGAGCAACTTATAGAACTGCGACTACCTCTTTGTCAAATCATTTGGAGGATCATCCCACTGGAGAGGTGACCAACCAGAACAGGGGAGCTAGAAGAGAGAATGCATTGCATGATAACACTCCAGCTGCTTGTTCTGCTAGCTCACGTTCGAATTGAGCTCTATTTTGTTTCTGTCGATAAAATCTTTCCTCATCATCTCATGTTTGAAGGTGAGCTCTGATCCTTGTCTAACCTTTTAGATTCTGTACAGATTCAGCATTTCTTGCTTTTCACCATTTGTAAACTCAATACCTGTTTCGGTTCTTATGGTTAAGCATCCCTAGTGCAAGTGGTTTTAGGGCGTTTTGGCAATGTGCTTGGTAGACTGAAGAGATGGTATACCACTTTCATACTTTCTTTCACAAAGCTACGCATAAGATATAGTTGAGATTACAATGGGACTGGCAATAAGTAAAGTGTGTTTTTCCGGGGAGCATTTTGGTTCTTTAGCGTGAGTTTCATATGGCAGTAAGATTTCGGGGGAAATTTTCTTGaatcttttttttaagttttaacgtCTATCAACTCCATCTTACTTGTTCCTAGCTATTTGATATTTTAGAAGAACTTAATTCCTATATGCAATTTATCCAATGGATATGAGATGGCTCTCAGacaaagaaggaaaaaaaggaACAAACACCATGGCCAAACTCAATCCTTTGGTCTGCTGGCCACAAATTTGGGCTATTTTGGTGGTTCAGTATGCTAGCCTGTTATTTTGTTAGTGGGGATGGGAGAATGGTTTAACCACGAATCAGTTATTGGTGAAAAGGTGATGGACTTGAAGTTTTGGGTCAAGTCAATAAGAAGTTAACGTAACGACCAGTTCGACTCATTGATTCATGCATAATAAACGACCAGTTCGACCAAATTGGAGTGTTAAATTTCTTGGCAACTAAATTGATTCATGCATAATCTTTTGGGGACTATTTTCTGCATTGATCTTATTGTGAAATAGTAGCTAGTAGGTTAATGTTATTGTACGGTTGTTATCGCTTAATAGTGTTTTTGGTTCTCAGGTTAATTATTCCCCGGACATGACATACTGAGGAGCAGATGCTTTGGAAATAGTGATTGCAAAATGGAAATATATGTTCTGTTCTGGTGTTACAATAACAAGTTAAAAGGATCTGAAAGATGCAACTGTGATTGAACCTATAATGTTACTTTCTTCATGTATATATGCATACGTAACATGTAATATACATTAATACCGGTAATGTTTTATGAAATTGGCAAGCCATGGGCATATACTGTGATAAGTGACATGAATGTGCGCCCAAAGTTGGAAACATTTTCCCATATTTGTCCTAATTAGTTACTCTACATATTATGATTGATTTGTGTCATCCCAATTTCGGTTAAACCAGCTGTTTCAAAAACATTAGGGAAGGGAATACGAAATAATGAGTTACCTCTTTTTTATTTCATGCCTTAAGAGCGAAAATCTTGTTGATCTAATTACATTTCCCCATGGCAACAAATAATAACGTTAAATTCACACACAAGGTTGCTTCAGGAAGTTTGTTTTGTGATTTTCACACTAGTGGTTTTGATGTAGATATTACTACATTTTGTAGAATTAAAGAATGAATAAATTGATATGATTTTAtgtgaaaaaaaattgttacaattAAGAATATAGATAGGAAAGTAGGGAGGATATTGGTGTCTATTGTAAGTTTGTATGAATATGAGCATCGCATATGGATGGTAGTATTCATTGTCTGTAAATGCAAAGTGTTACATGATGCATGTGGTGATTTGCAGAGGAAGTAAAATGAGAAGAAACGTAGTGGAGGGGTGAGGGAAGCTAATTAAGCTATGAGAGTGAGAGTGAAGGTGAAGTGAAGATAGAGAATTGACTGAGGAACCACCGGAGGAGGGGAAGTCACCGTTATGGTTGCGTGAAACAGTTTTCCTAAGCAGACTTGTGGGAACTGGGAAGGGAAGCTATCAATCAATGCAAACACCAACGATCAATTCACGAGGGAGCGTACTATGATGCATCATCCCCATTCTCTATCATTCATTCATTGTCTCCAACACCGACACCTTGCCACATTGCACTCTCCCTTTTCTTTCCCAAATTTAAAATAGTCAAATACAATCCACACCATACATAACACGTTTTTTTGGGCTGCCCTCCTTTTTACCCTATGTAACAATAATTAAGCAACATTCATATGCATCATGGCAATATTGAAAGACTTAAAAAAGGAGTTACTACGGCTACATGCAACATGAACATGGTATAACATGACACCTGCATGGGTTCAGGAAAATGAATTTACTAACCGAATAGATTATTGGTGATTACACATGTTAAACAGAGGAGAGGATAAAAAAAAAGCGGGTTTGGCGTGGCTTGAAAACAAGCAAAGAGTAGGAGGAGTAGTGAGTAGTGAGTATAATAACAGCACACCAGTTGCCGTGTGGTCCCCACATACAGGCTGTCACTGAAAGAATTGTATGCTTTCTATATTGCTAGTTTTTCATTTTACATCTAACATCTTCCCCCCACAGTACCAGTCTCTGCACACAACCCCATTGGAacaagaaagaaagagactCACCAGCTATACCCCACAACTCCCTCACTTTACTCTCCTccttcttgttcttgttcttgttcttgttccaataCAGAAAAGAAAGTCTCATTGCATTCGGTATCTGTATCCTCTTCTTCAATCCAGCGCCATGGATACCTCCGTCTATGGTGTCTGCAACCACAAGaacttctccttcttcctcattctcgTATTCCTCGTCCCATTCCTTCTCCATTCCGCATCGTCTTCAACCTCTCCTCAGATCAACTCAAATTCCATCCTCGTCGCGCTCTTGGATTCTCACTACACCGAACTCGCCGAGCTAGTTGAGAAGGCACTCCTCCTTCAGAAGCTTGAAGAAGCTGTCGGCAACCACAACATCACAATCTTCGCACCACGCAACCATGCTCTCGAGCGAGACCTCGACCCTGAGTTCAAGCGCTTCCTTCTCGAACCTCGAAACCTCAACTCACTCCAGACCCTCCTCATGTCCCACATTCTCCCCACTCGCATCCCCTCCGCCGCCTGGCCTCCCGCCGCTACCTCCGTCGTGCGCCACACAACGCTCTCCTCCGACTACCACCTTCATTTGACTACCAACTCCTCGGGACATAAGACTGTTGACTCCGCCGCCGTCCTCCGCCCTGACGACATTGTCCGCCCTGACGGTGTCATCCACGGCATCGAACGATTATTAGTTCCTCGATCCGTACAGGAAGACTTCAACCGCCGCCGTAGTCTCCGCTCCATCGCCGCGGTACTACCGGAGGGAGCTCCGGAGGTGGATCCTCGCACTCACCGACTGAAGAAGCCAGCTCCAGTTCCCGCCGGAGCGCCTCCGGTTCTTCCGATCTATGACGCCATGGCTCCTGGACCATCTCTAGCTCCGGCGCCGGCACCAGGACCCGGCGGCCCCCGCCACCACTTCAACGGAGAGCGCCAGGTGAAGGACTTCATCCAGACGCTGCTGCATTACGGCGGGTACAACGAGATGGCGGACATTCTCGTAAACCTAACTTCCCTGGCAACGGAGATGGGGCGGTTGGTGTCCGAGGGTTACGTCCTAACGGTTCTGGCGCCGAACGACGAGGCCATGGCGAAGCTTACGACGGATCAATTGAGCGAGCCGGGGGCGCCGGAGCAGATCATATACTATCACATCATACCGGAGTACCAGACGGAGGAGAGTATGTACAATGCCGTTAGAAGGTTCGGGAAGATTCGTTACGATACGTTGCGGTTGCCGCATAAGGTTGCGGCTCAGGAAGCTGATGGCTCTGTAAAATTCGGAAATGGCGATGGCTCTGCGTATTTGTTTGATCCTGATATCTATACGGACGGAAGGATCTCCGTCCAGGGGATCGACGGCGTTCTTTTCCCGcgggaggaggaggaggaagacaATAAGGCGGCGGCTCGCCGTAGAACAACCCCGCTTGTTAAAGTTGCTGCCAAGCCTAGGAGAGGTATCTAACTATAAATTAATTTCCTTATTTATGCATGAATTGattattgcattgcatgatttTGTTCCTTTCTTTTGATTatgtttgtttgtttatttgGTTTTTGCTTAATTTTGGAGTATGAATTTAGTATTGAGGGACAagcaaattatattaaattatttcttGATTTTCAGTAGTGTGTTTTAGAATGAGTTGTAGCAGTTAGCAATAGCACTATGCTGGAGACAGGATTCTGATATGAAATTGCAAGCCACTGTTTTGGTTCTTAAGTCTGGTTGAAGTAAGTTAAGGGGCAAGTTGTTTTGAGTTTAGAGACTTTTGTGTTTGCAACGTTAATTGCAAATTGCATAGGTAGATTCATTCTAGATTATTGATATTTGTGTCTTGGCTTATGGGAATCTAAAGAGAAATGGAGTTCAAGCCAAGTAAGGTGAGGAGGAGAACAAGTCCTTTGGTAACTTTTATATGGTGGCAATTAATTAgcatgagaagaagaagaaggatcCTGGTGTATCTCAGTGATTTTATTCTCAAATGCATTCTGGAAAGTGCTTGAAGCAATCTTTAGATTCCTCTTACAGAAGGGAGCCAGCTGTATGCATACCCAATTCGACTTTTCACCATTGATTATCGTGTTACTTGTGTTGGATTTCTATTTGCTTCACCCTTTATGTGCTAGCTTAGTTAGTACTTGGGTTGAAACCTGAAAGCATTTGGTTTCACTTTTCACACTATTACCGGAAGAACAAAGTAGTTGTGTGCTGTGATAAATGATTGATTAGGAATTAGGAATAGGAATATGCCGCTTAATGGTGGAAGCCGCGAGGAAGTTGCCAAGGAAAATAGTAATATTAGAGATGCCAAGACAAGTGTGTGTTAACTAATGAATTCCATTTCCATCAGTATGATTCTCTGTTCCTCTTTAATTAGTCCATCCATGTGATGAACGGAAGATATTAAAAGTAAATTAAGGAATAAAGATGCCAACCTGTGAGGCACATTGTCCATACCCACCGAGCCCAACCTTAGGTGCCAAAACAGTCTGTCTATGTCTCACTATTATATTATTCACCTTCACCCTTTATTTTATTGCTTCATATCATCTAATTTCACATTCCCTATATTATATTTCTTGTCAACTACTAGCATATATATTGCTTTAATTAATTGGTTATTTGATACGCTTTTAGGACGGATACAAACAAATTTCATTGCCTTCAATCATGATctgtatatatattttcttttcctGTGTGAAACATGTAATAGATTTGCCTCGTCATTAGTTGACttaatcattttattttacCTAATGGCATGTGGCAGGGAAATTGATGCAAGTCGCTTGTGGCATGCTTGGAGCTTTTGGCTCAGTCTGCTAATGAAATCGCCATTCCAACTAATcgctgaaaaaaaaaaagatttaaaaaaaaataaagagtgaATTTGTGTACACAAGTTGAGGAATGGTAAGCTTTTTACCCACACCCAGTCACCCACCATTTATTGCTTTATTTGATTTCCTTTGATGACAGAAAAATCTGatcaatattttctttttcacatgGATTATGCAGTTGTAGAGTTAATACAAAAGttgcccaaaaaaaaaaagcgatTACGTTGCAGGATTTCGGTGGACATACAGAAGAAGACAacgatttttctgtcattttgTTTCATACTGTAATTacatatcatttttttattaaatttttatcttatgtTGGTAATGTCTCTGTAATCTGTATGCATAAATAACCTTGGAATACGACACTTCATCACGGGTTGCAATTTGCAtacttttctttcctttcctttttcccttctttttattaaatttttttctgtttgtttGTGAATCAAATTCATACATGACCTACTTGTTACTTctctatttattatatttatttatattattgcTATTAAGCCTTCCAAATTCAACTCCATTTTACAACTTTCTTCCTACAACCAACTATGAAATGGACCTCTCAGCAGAACacttaaagaaaaaaataaaaaataaaaaaacaaggACCTCTGATCTGAGCCGAACATTAGAAAACAAGGACTTAAAATGGAGTTTTGCTTGGTGTGTCGGTGGAGGCAGTCTGTATTATTTTTCATTAGGGAAGCTGTTAGAGGGTTATTTCACGGAAATCCATACTTATGGTGACAAATAGCACTGTattaatgaaaaagaaaatagttggtggattatttatttaatgaataagACACCCTTCATGTTCTTACATAGCGGGGCCTCCCAAGGTGTCGGTCACTATATAATACTCAcattattcttttcttttgtggttttcttttttttcttttggttttaagggggTTGTTTCGGCAGTGACTAATATTGAATAAAGTCTCTTATGTCACGTTTATGCCTTATTACTAGAAATAATGGTATTTGCTATATAAAAGCTGGCCCCAACTGCGGTATCATTCCTTGATTGCCCAACAAATTATTCTCCCTCATCACTTCATATTTTTTTCTGAAGGGAAACAAAAGTCGTAGAACCTAACAACCCCACATTGAAACCGAGAGAATAAGACGTAACAAAATGATCACTTGAGACAGAAAGACCAACAAACAAAATACAGCACTAATAACTATTCAAGCTATTGTTCATTCGATTACAATCATATAGCAAGGGTTTATTAAATTTTCGATTCTTTCGAGTTAACTTGCTTGTAAGCTCAAACCTAAGTAAATTCAGGTGATCTGAGCTTAATAACGTTGGAAAATTTGCAAAAATCCTATGTGAAAATTAGTCACAAAATCAACTActatgtatttgtatataaatatatatttagtttaatttatttttaatataaattttctattttaatatatcttttatgcgaataattaatttaatgacTGATTTTTTTGTGTACCCTAAGTATAGTTGAAAAAATTTactagagtaaagtatcgtttttgtccccaacgtttggagTAAGTCctaaagttgtccctaacgtttcaatcgtcctatttaagtccctaacatttcaaaattgactcaatgttgtcctatCGTTAGGGATTTGTTAACAGAAatgacggcgggacaaaattgagacgattttgaaacgttagggacttaaataggataaaaacgttggggacaaaaacgatacataaaaataaattttaatttaattttatctttcaataatatcaattctttactgtacatagtatttaattatttttaattacatctaagtaaattacacttaattacattacttttattttaaataaatttatttttttataattttaaagaattttgatacattagagaTAAAAGgtatactttatattttattgtatatatattattttttttcttttatgcaAGTTTATATACTAGTCATTCTATAAACATTTAatgataactaaaaatctttaagagtaaaattataaaaaaaataatttatttagaataaaagtaatatgattaagtgtaatttacttgatgtgattaaaaaataattgaatattatgtatagtaaaaaattgatattatatattgaaggataaaattaaaatttatttctatgtatcgtttttgtcccaacgttttcgtcctatttaagtccataacgtttcaaaattgtctcaattttgtcccgccgttaaTTTTGTTAACAGATCCCTaacaggacaacattgagtcaattttgaaacgttagaaacttaaataggacgattaaAACGTTAAGGACAACTTTAAGATTTACCCCAaatgttggggacaaaaacaatTCTTTACTCAATTTACTATTTTAAAACAAACATCCACCCCCTccctattttaaaaatatcgATCTACTATGTCAAAACATGGAATTCACTagagaattttttaattagatttttctttaaaaaattgctatataatatatattcattttatcatgaatttattttataataacataGATGTTACAACTAGTTTTGTATCATTGTTTTTTACTTACTAAACCCTATGACTTTGTGATTGTTTGTCTAAACTTCTCGAATTTAGATATAAACTGTcgattttaattacctttaacACGaggttttttatttaataaaaactaGCTTTTATTATTTGTGACCATCATGAATCACTTctctcaaaaatttaaattaataggTGATTGATGATGTCTCTAATACACTCTCTTACAAAAGAGCTTCTTTTTGGAATTTCTCGGTCATAAAAATTCTTGATAttatatcaaaaaattattttttttaaatttaaattaataggATGAATAGTTATATCTTTATCGGTGACAATTACCCAAAGCTTGCAATATAGAACTATTTGTGGACATGTGGTTCTGATTATTCTTGGCTTCTAGTATTTACAGCAAAGGCACGTTTTACACTTATTGAACAAAAGAAGGAAATGCTGTCATCCTTAGTTTTAAAGTCTAGCTTTGCGGGTTCCTCAAGTAACAGGATCCATGGCCAAATTAAATATCAAGTCacaatttttgaagaaaactaTATATATGACCAAGTCTTAGATTTGATGTTGTAAAGAAAATTGCCACTCATCTCATGAATGCATGGTTCTTCTCCTATAAGCATGGTTGTTGTCTTGCACTTTGCTTGCTTCAAAAGGACATAATAAGAagcaaaagtttattttatataactttttatCACATAtactttataaattttaattgttcatatagtacaaacactaattgaaaGTAAGCTAAAGTCTAAAGGcgatttttttttcatcatttatCATGCATTAATGAATGAATACAGCTAGAGAGCCAATAAagtatttgtacaatgtgtataataaACTATTTATTTGGTCtaatatgagttaaaaaatgaacattcaaaataaaatattactaatttCTCAAACACAATACACCCATATTATTCAAAATAACTATCTGAGTACCAGAGGATAATAAACATATGATATTCTACTAAATCAAACATCTCGAAAtttcattgtacacattgtacagaTAAGCTCTTTATACTTCCTCTTAATGAATATATCAAAGCATTTtattctacttttttttttctttctttatttatagTATTCCTCACTAACTCATCAAGCAATGTCACAAAGGCAAAGAATTGTGGCATGGCTGGTAGATAGCCATAGATTTTGGGAGAGTgatttttcaatcacaattGACAACATATGTTATATAAAGTAAGGTCACTTATTGGGATCAAATATGTTGATGCAAATATCTACCATTCATTTTGTATACCTTCACGTAGGGACATACAATTGCAGGTTGAGAAATAATATCATTAGAAAGTAATGATATAGTACATgcacataaaaaaattagttactaatactaattggatttggatcctctaaattttgaattttactttagagagtaaagtttGATTTCTCACCATTTATTTCATAAGTGGGACCAAAAGAAAATGAGAGAAAAATCATTCAAGGAtaagaaatcaaattttatcctctaaagtaaaatttaaaatttagaggatctAAACCCATACTAATTAGTCATTATGTATAGAAATACATATTTAGTATTTTATAAAAAGTATTTATTATTGTActataaataaatttgattattcgtctatttgatgatttgattattataatataacaaatttgattattttggtgactaattatttaattaaaaaatgtgTAAATTGATAtatgtaaataataaataaaaaatgttaggtgaataagttacttttataattaagtttaactaagtttttttctttttctttttatgtgtctcttttaattaatttttattataccAATAAATTATAAGACCAATTTGGTCGAATTTAATTACCAAAATAATTTGATCATGTGACATCactttatataaatatataatagttaattttagtggttaattttaatatttttgttgacACAAATAAAAATTGGTTGGTCGTTAGTTAATTGTCAATGGACGAAAAATTCTTAgaataaatattcaaaaatcttctaaaattatttctatattattttaatgGGAGACTAACTTGTTTTAAAGTATATATTTTTgagaatttaattattttataataaaatttgttaatgATTTATTTATTCAACATACATGTTAGAAAATTGGTTAAAAGtaacacaaaaattaatttatctgacaaaaataattctcaatttttttttaaaataaaaatttattaaaaaccaaaaggtcctatataaaatttattaaggACTAATATGGGTATTCATTATTCAATCAAACTCTTCAAACCAAATAACTCGTCAAGGACAAAAGGGAGACCACCGTATGA
This sequence is a window from Arachis stenosperma cultivar V10309 chromosome 10, arast.V10309.gnm1.PFL2, whole genome shotgun sequence. Protein-coding genes within it:
- the LOC130955619 gene encoding fasciclin-like arabinogalactan protein 15 gives rise to the protein MDTSVYGVCNHKNFSFFLILVFLVPFLLHSASSSTSPQINSNSILVALLDSHYTELAELVEKALLLQKLEEAVGNHNITIFAPRNHALERDLDPEFKRFLLEPRNLNSLQTLLMSHILPTRIPSAAWPPAATSVVRHTTLSSDYHLHLTTNSSGHKTVDSAAVLRPDDIVRPDGVIHGIERLLVPRSVQEDFNRRRSLRSIAAVLPEGAPEVDPRTHRLKKPAPVPAGAPPVLPIYDAMAPGPSLAPAPAPGPGGPRHHFNGERQVKDFIQTLLHYGGYNEMADILVNLTSLATEMGRLVSEGYVLTVLAPNDEAMAKLTTDQLSEPGAPEQIIYYHIIPEYQTEESMYNAVRRFGKIRYDTLRLPHKVAAQEADGSVKFGNGDGSAYLFDPDIYTDGRISVQGIDGVLFPREEEEEDNKAAARRRTTPLVKVAAKPRRGKLMQVACGMLGAFGSVC